The genomic region ACCCCCGCCGACCGGGGAACCGTCGCTCCGCCTGCCCGGACCGTCGACGAGACCGCCGATGTCGTTTCGCCCCAGCGCGGTCAGCCCCGCCCCGCCCCCGCCGACGGGCGGCGGCGGCGACAACGACGGCGACGGCCGGAGCCCGGGCGGCGATGACGGGTCCGCACCCACGCCCGGATAGGCCGCCAAATACTGTCAGCGCTGGATGGCTTGTCGACTCCTACCTGGGACACGGGAATCCGACGGTGAGGAGAGCAAATGCCGACAGTGGTGATGGACCGGCCGGCCTGGCGGGCGGAGCGCGGCCTCGACGTGGCCGCCTACCGACGGGCGGCGGTAGGCGGGAGCGTCGAGGCAATGGCGAACCTGGGCGCGCTCTACCTCGACCGGATGGAGCCACCGAACGTCGACGCGGCACGGTACTGGCTTGAACCCGGCGCGCGGGCCGGAAACATCGGCGCGATGGTGCGTCTGGGGTTTCTCTGCATGGAGCACCTCGGCGAGTTCGACACCGCGCGACTCTGGCTGACATCCGCCGCGCAGGCCGGCGACGCCTACGCCATGCACAATCTCGGGATCCTGTACAGCCGGTCAGATCCGCCCGACTTCGACGCCGCGCGTGAGTGGTTCACCCGCGCGGTCGGCTCAGGCAACGTCGTCTCGGCCATCGTGCTGCGCAATCTGGAGCGCTACCAACCCGTCTGATCCCCACGAGTTCTACACCTGGGTCGCGATTCTCGACGAACCACGACCCAGGCGTAGATCTCGGCGACCGTGCGTCCGCACGGTCAGGACTCGTCGCCCCCGGACTCCGATCCGCCCGCCGGCGACTCATCGTCTCCGGAAGGCGCGTCATCGCCGTCGGTTCCCTCGGCGCCGTTCGCGCCCGACGGATCCCCGTCGGATTCCTCTGCGTCCATACCGGTTTCGCCGGGCTCCGCCTTGAGGCTGTCCCGGACCAGACCGAGCCCGGCGTCTTCTGCGGAGTCGGTGGGCACCGGATCCAGCGACTCGGGATCCGGCAGGTCGTCCGCCGGAACCGTCTCCGTCGACTCGGCATCCGGTTCGGTCGCAGGCACCGGCACCTCGGCGGCGGGCTCCTCCTCGGTGACGGACGCGTTCTTCACGGTGCCGGCACCGTCGTCTGTCGTCACCGCCACGGTGACGATGTCGACGTCGGACGACAAGGTGCTCTCCGGCGCCGTTTCCGGCCCCGTCACCGACGCGGCCCCCTGACGAGCGCTCACGGTGATGCCGGGCATCTTGATCGCCTGCGCCAGGCTCTTGATCGCGTCCATCACGCTGCCGATCGCCGACATCCCGTACGGACCGCCGATCAGGCCGGCCATCGGGAAGTCTCCGGGCGCCATGACGCCGTTGAGGAACGCGTCGACGATCCTGGCGGGGGCGTTGATCACAGCACCGACGAGCGCACCCAGATCGGCGCCGCGGACCGCGCCGACGAGGTCCTCGAGCACTGTCGCGGTGGCGAGCGCGGCCGCGTTGACCGGGCCGAGAAGCCCGTTGAGCACCACGCTCGGCAGCACGGAGGGCACCCGCTCGATGAGTTTGGCGATGTTGAGCAGCGGCGCCGACGCCACGCCGGTCGGGTCGACGATGTTGGCGAGGTCCTTGAACGGCTGGGCCAGCACTCCTGCGATCGGGAAACCGGCCATCATGACCGGCAGGCCGACGATCACCCCGAGGCTCGCGAACGTGGTGACCGCCTGCGCGAACTCACCGGCGGCGATCTGATCCATCATCAGCCGCACCGTCGCGGGGACTCCGAGCGGATCGTCGGGATTCATTACCGCGCCGAGCTCGTCGATCACGGACCTGATCGTGTCGGCGAAGATCTGGATGCCCTCAAGCTGGTTGACGACGAACTGCTTGAACATCGCAGGCACACCGGTGGGATCCGACGGGCTGAGCTCGCCGAGACGTGCCACCAGCGCCTGCGCGACGGCCGGGAAGTTCGTGGCCATGTAGAGCTGGTTGGCGAGCACCTGACGAAGCAGCGGTACCGGGTCCGCCAGCCACTTCTGCCCCACCGTGTTGACGTTCGCGAGCGACGTCTCGATGACGCGCACCCACTCCTCGATGGGGTTCACGGCGGCCGACAGCGCGAACGCCGACGACGATGCGTCGACCGTGGGCAGCGCGACGTCAGGCACGGGCGGAGCGATCGGGCTGACGGCGATAGCGCCGGCGCTCACCAGCGCCGCGCCCGCAGCCAGATAGGACCGCGAAGCAACGTACATCAGAACTCCTTCAAGAGTCGGCAAACAAGACTGCCGAAACTTACTCACAAGTAGGTTCACGTGTTCACGAAATCAGGAAGGTTTTTTTCCAGGGCTTGCAAGGCCTACGACCGCTCCGCAAAAAGACGACGGGACAGCGCCGGCGCCCGACCGGGAGCGCTGTCGCCGACCGGCGCAACCCCTCGCCGAGGTATGTGCTGTGCCAACATCAGCACTGTTCACCGAGGTATGGTTGTTGCCTCAGCACGTAAGGAAACTTAGGTTACGGTGCGGTAATGTGCGCGCCGCGGCGACGTTCGTCCGACCCTCGGGCCGGCCGACGCTCTACACGTCAGCGCCACGTCCGGTGCGACCGAGTGAGCGCCCCCGCTGGATCAACCGGACCCGACGTCGGTTTATCAGCAAACATTTGACAGGACCAGTCAAGATCGAAGTCGACGAAATCCGTAGCGCCCCGAGTGCACGCTCACGGCTCAGCGGGCGGTGCCGGGCACCAGCCAACGCCCGGAGAAGGCGCGCCAGCCGACGAACCCCAACCGCAGCACCATGAACGTCGACAGGCCGGACCAGATGCCCAGCAGACCCCAGCCGAACGCCAGCGACAACCAGATCAGCGGCAGGAACCCGAGCAGCGCACTGGCCAGCGTGGCGTTGCGCATGAACTTGGCGTCACCGGCGCCGAGCAGCACCCCGTCGAGCGCGAAAACGATTCCGGCGACCGGCAGTTGGGCCACCATGAACCACCACGGCACCCCGATCGCGTCGAGCACCGACCGGTCGTCGGTGAACACGCCCGGAAACACCGACGCCCCGACGGCGAACACCGTCGCCAGCACCACCGAGGCCAGGGTGGAGAAGATCGTCACCCGCCACGCCACCGATTTCGCGTGCGCGAGCTGGCCGGCCCCCAGCGCCGCGCCCACCAGCGACTGCGCGGCGATCGCCAGCGAATCCAGCACCAGCGCAAGGAAGTTCCACAACTGCAGGACCACCTGGTGCGCTGCCACGGCGGCAGCACCGAACCGGGCGGCCACCGCCCCGGCCGAGACGAAGCACGCCTGAAACGCCAGCGTGCGCACCACCAGATCGCGGCCCATCACCATCTGTGCGCGCAGCACCCGCGGTTGCAGGCGCAGCGGAACCCGCTCGACCAGCAGCGCCCGCAGAAACAGCAGCGCGGCCAGCCACTGCCCCACCAGGTTGGCCACCGCCGACCCGGCCAGCTCGAGCCGCGGCATGCCCAGCAGCCCGTACACCAGCAGCGGGCACAGCAGCGCCGACACCGCGAACCCGACCACGACGAACCGCAGCGGCCGCACCGTGTCCTGCACGCCGCGCATCCAGCCGTTGCCGGCCGCTGACACCAGGATCGCCGGCACCCCGCACACCGCGATCCGCACCCAGGACAGCGCCGCGTCGGCGATCTGCCCGCCGTCGGCCAGCACCGACAGCAGCGGCACCGCGGCCACCTGCACCGCGGCGGTCAGCGCTATCCCGAGGCCGAGTGCCAGCCAGGTGGCCTGCACCCCCTCGGCGACGGCCGCCGCCCGGTCCCCCGCGCCGTAGAAGCGGGCCGACCGTGCGGTGGTGCCGTAGGACAGAAACGTCATCTGGGAACTGACCGTGGTCAGCACCAGCCCGCCGATCGCCAGGCCCGCCAGCGCCAGCGCACCCAGACGGCCGACGATCGCGATGTCGAACAGCAGGTAGATCGGTTCGGCGGCCAGCACCCCGAGCGCGGGCAGCGCCAGTCCCGCGATCCGCCGGCCGGTGACCGGGGCCACCGCGCCGTCGTGCGGTTCAGCCAAGAGCGGTGCGCAGCGCGACCACGACGTCGGTGGCGGCGCCGTCGGCCGAATAACCGGCGGCCAGCCGGTGCCCGCCCCCGCCGAACCCACTGGCGATCACGGAGATGTCGAACGACTTCGACCGCATCGACACCGACCAGTGCCCGGGTTCGATCTCCTTGAACACCGCCGCCACCTCGGCCTGCTGGGTGGTGCGCACGATGTCGACGACGCTTTCCACCTCCTCCGGTCGCGCATTACGCCATTCCTCGTGCGGCACAACGGCATACACGAATCCTCGGCCACCGATCGCGTCCGGCACCAACTGCGCCGAGGCCAGCACCCGCGACAGCATCGGCAGCCAAGCGAACGGGTGGGTGTCGAGCAGGGTGCGGCTCACCGTGGCGTTGTCGACGCCGACCTCGATCAGCCGCGCCGCCAGCCGGTGCGCCCGCGGGGTGGCCCACCGGAACGACCCGGTGTCGGTGGTCAGACCGGCGTACAGGCAGTGCGCGACGTCCTTGTCGATGGGTTTGCCCCAGGCATCCAGCAGATCGGCCACCAGCATGGTGGTCGAGTCCGCCGACGGGTCGACGAAGTTGGCGGTGCCGAACAGCTGGTTGGAGGCGTGGTGGTCGATGACCAGCACCTGCCTGCCGGGACCGGCCAGCTCGCCCAGCGCGCCCAGCCGGTTGACGCTGGGGATGTCGACGGTGACCACCAGATCGGCGTCCCGGCGCACGTCCTGCGGAGCGACCAGCAGGTGACCGCCGGGCAGGGACTGCAGCGACTCGGGAAGCGCCGCCGGCGCGGCGAAGCTGACCTGGGCGGTCTTACCCGCCCGGTCCAGCACGAGCGCCAGCGCGAGCCCGGCGCCGATGGTGTCGGCGTCCGGGTGGACGTGCGCGACGATGACGATGGTGTCCGCGCGATTCAGCAGGTGGGCCGCGCCTGCCGCGTCCAGGCGTGCACCGACCAGCGGCGTGTCGGCCGTCGGTTCGATCGTCGTCATCGGCGTCCTCAGGAGTCGGTGTGCTTCGGGCCCCCCGTTTCCCTCAGCCTCAGTGAACACGGTACGGGGCGACGGCGCATCCCGATGTCGCCACCCTCGGGGATGGAACTGCGGCCCGGTTTCCGGCCGGGCCGCAGCTGTGATCATCCGCCGCTACGGCTTGTCCACACCGTTGGCAGCGATCACGACCTCACCGTCCTTCGGGTTGGCGGCGGTACCGAGCTCTTCGATGGGGGATCCGGCGCCGCCGGTGTTACCCGCACCGGTGCCGGTGCCGCCGTTGCCGCCGCGGGCCTCGCCGTTGATCCACTGCCCGCCGTTGGAGTAGTTCACGCCGACGAGCGCGTATCCACCCCGGCCGCCGGTGCCGCCGTTGACGCCGTCACCGCCGCTGCCGCCGTAGACGGTGTTGCCGGTCGCGACCGCGTCCTCTCCGAGCGCGATGATCTGCGAGTACGAGCCCGAGGTGCCACCACCGGTGCTGTTGTCACCGATCGCGTTACCGGCGTTGCCGCCGTAGACGGTGCCCGAGGCGACCGCGTTGGTGCCGGTGGCCTGGATCGCCGCCGCGTTGGCGTCGCCGCCCTTGGCGTTCACACCGAAGGCGTTGCCGCCGCGGCCACCCTGAACGGTGCCGGAAGCGGTGCCCTGGGACGTGCCCTCGCCCCAGTCCCGTCCCGCGGTGATGTAGGAGATGTGGCCGTCGCCGCCCTCGGCACCGGCGCCCGCGGCATCGCCGCCCGCGCCGCCGATGGCGTGGGCGTTGGTCACGGTGCCGTTGGCGTAGACCCAGTACAGGCCTCGCTGACCGGGGCCGCCCTTGCCGCCGTCCTGGCCGTAGCCGCCGTCACCACCGACGATGGTGGCGTTCTCCAGCACACCGCCGTTCTTGATGTCGACCTCGGCGCCGCCCGAGCTGCCGCCCTGGCTGCCGGCGCCGATCCCGTAGCCCGCCGTGCCTCCGGTGGCCGTGAGGCCGGTGACAGTGCCCCCGTCGACGGTGCCGAAGAACCGGCCGCCGTTGCCACCCTTACCGCCGTCCTCGCCGTAACCGCCGTCTCCGGCGGTGAAGGTCGAGTCCGTCACCTCGGCGCCGTTGGTGAAGACGAAGTTGTCGACCCGGCCCCCGTTGCCGCCCCGGCTGTCGGCGCCGTCCGCGCGGCCGCCCGCACCCCCGGTCACCGTCACGTCGGTGACCGTGCTGTCGTCGACCGAGATGACCTGGTAGCCGCCGGTGCCGCCGACTCCACCGTTGGTGGCCTCGCCGCCGTCGCCGCCGGTGAAGGTCGTATCCGTCACCTCAGCCCCGTTGGTGACGCTGATCTGCGTGTAGCCGCCGGTCCCGCCGACGCTGTCCGCGCCGTCCGCGGTGCCGCCATCGCCCGCGCTCACCTGGACGCCGGTGACGGTGCTGCCGTCGACGACGACGGTCGACTGACCGCCGTCACCGCCGGCACCGCCGACGCCACCGACTTCGCCTTCGCCGCCGGCGCCACCGACACCGGCGCCGCCGGCCCCACCGTTGCCGAACAGGTAGGCCGAGCCGCCGTTACCGCCGTTGAAGCCGCTGCCGCCGTTGCCGATCAGGCCGCCGTTGCCGCCGTGGCACACCACCGCGACACAGCTCGCCGCGGACCAGCTGTACCCGTTGCCGAACAGGATGCCCGCGTGCGGATGGTCGATCGTTCCGTTGCCGATCAGCAGGACCGGTCCGAGCCAGATCTGGAACGGGGCGCTCGCCAGACCGGCCAGCGCGGGCACTGCCGTGACATCGACCAGGCCGAGCGGATTCTGCTGCTCGTCATCGGAGGCGGTGGAATACGCACCGGCCGTCGTCCGCGCCGCGGTGTCGCGCTGGACCGCGGCTTTCGACACCGGCTCCGCAGCCGAACCGGGTTGCCCGCCTTCAGCGGCGACCGGCGGGACCACGACCGGCGCCTGGATGCTCAGCGCGGGCTGATCGCCCGGAATGCTGGTGGCCGGCACACCCGATGCCCCGAGAGCCTCTGTGAGCTTCTCGGTGTCGTCCTCGGCGTCCTCCCGGGTCCCTGCCTTCTGGCCGCGCGGCGCGCTACCGGCCGACGAGAACGCTTCGGCGTCCAAGTCATCTGCGCCGAAGTCATCTGCCGGATCGTCAGCGTCGTCCGAACCACCCGACGCACCGCCGATACTCCCGACCGAACCCGGCCCACCGTCGTCCGGGCCGGTCGACCCGCCCGCGGCCGCGCCGGCTCCCGTGCCCGCGCCGGAGGGGTCACTCGACTCCGACGACGTCGCACCGGGCTCCGAGGAGTCGGCAAACGCGACCGGAGTCCACAGCGTGATCGCGGCACCGATACCCATCGCCACCGCGAGCGCACCGACGCGGCCCACATAGGCCGAGGCTCGCCGCTGACGCGGCCTCACCCGGGTGCCGGGGGGCTGGTCGGGGGCAGTGCCCCAGACCTTCGGACTGTGACGAAACCGGAGCCGGAGGAACATGCCTCATCGAAAACCTTCCTGACGTGCAAAACCCGGGGCCACGTGCCGCGAGGCGCGTCAGCAGAGGCAAGCTACTGGCGAACGCAACAGTCGCACGTGCTTATTGACGAATCTGTCAATATTAGCGGGTGGCAAAACCGGCTCGTGGCCGGGCACGTCAGGACCCACCTGACCGATTGGCACAGCGCGGTTCTCAGCGAGATTCGCGCGGGCGCGAAACCTTAGCTGACCTGCACGAACTTTGCTGAACCACCGGGAAGATCCTCAGACTTCGTTGCCTGGGGAATGTTCCTTCTGAGGGGTATGGGTGTACTGGCCCGGCCCGGTGCGCGTGAGTGCACGCACCGGGCGCGGACTCAGTCCTGTTCTTGGTCCTGCTCGTCCTCTTTCTCGACCGGGACCCGATACGGGTCGGCGTCACCGGCCGGGGTCGCCCCCTCACGGACACGCGCCAGTTCCTCATCGGCGGCGCGCGCCCTGGCGAGCAGCTCCTCCATCTTGGCCGCCGCGTCGGGCACGGTGTCGCGCTGGAAGGTCAGCGTCGGCGTGAACCGGACGCCGAGGGCGGCTCCGGCCTTGGACCGGAGCACCCCCTTCGCCTTCTCCAACGCCGCCGCGGCCCCCTCGTAGTCCGGTTCCTCGGACAGCGACGGACCCATCACGGTGTAGTACAGCGTCGCGTCGTGCAGGTCGTTGGTGACCTTGACGTCGGTGATCGTCACCCCGGCGAGCCGGGGATCCTTGATCTCGTACTCGATCGCCGAGGCGACGAGCGTCGAGATGCGCTTGGCCAGCCGTTTGGCCCGTGCCGGATCAGCCATGAGAACCCCGATCCGCGCCCGCCACTAGGTGCGCGCCTTCTCGACGAGCTCGTACGTCTCGATGATGTCGCCTTCCTTGATGTCGGAGTAGTTCAGCGTCAGACCGCATTCGTAACCCTCGCGGACTTCGGTGACGTCGTCCTTCTCCCGGCGCAGCGAGTTGACGTTGAGGTTCTCGGCGACCACCACGTTGTCCCGCAGCAGGCGGGCCTTGGCGTTGCGGCGCATGATCCCCGACTGCACGAGGCAGCCGGCGATGTTGCCGACCTTCGACGACCGGAAGATCGCCCGGATCTCGGCGCGGCCGAGCTCCTTCTCCTCGTAGATCGGCTTGAGCATGCCCTTGAGCGCGGCCTCGATCTCCTCGATCGCCTGGTAGATGACCGAGTAGTACCGGATCTCCACACCCTCGCGGTTGGCCAGCTCGGTGGCCTTGCCCTCGGCGCGCACGTTGAAGCCGATGATGATCGCGTCCGACGCCGACGCCAGGTTGACGTTGGTCTCGGTGATACCGCCGACACCGCGGTCGATGACGCGCAGCTGCACCTCGTCGTCGACCTGGATGTTGAGCAGCGCCTCCTCCAGGGCCTCGACCGTACCGGCGTTGTCGCCCTTGAGGATCAGGTTCAGCTGGCTGGTTTCCTTCAGCGCCGAATCCAGGTCCTCCAGGCTGATCCGCTTGCGGGTCTTGGCGGCCAGCGCGTTGCGCTTGCGCGCCGCGCGCCGGTCGGCGATCTGGCGGGCGATGCGGTCCTCCTCGACGACGAGGAAGTTGTCGCCGGCGCCCGGCACCGAGGTGAAGCCGATGACCTGCACCGGCCGCGACGGCAGCGCCTCCTCGACGTCCTCACCGTGCTCGTCGACCATGCGGCGCACACGCCCGTACGCGTCGCCGGCGACGATGGAGTCGCCGACCCGCAGGGTGCCGCGCTGCACCAGCACCGTGGCGACCGGGCCACGACCGCGGTCCAGGTGCGCCTCGATGGCCACACCCTGGGCCTCCATGTCGGGGTTGGCCCGCAGGTCCAGGGCGGCGTCGGCGGTCAGCAGCACCGCCTCCAGCAGCTGGTCGATGTTGGTGCCCTGCTTGGCGGAGATGTCGACGAACATCGTGTCGCCGCCGTACTCCTCGGGCACCAGCCCGTACTCGGTGAGCTGACCGCGGATCTTGGCCGGGTCGGCGCCCTCCTTGTCGATCTTGTTGACCGCCACCACGATCGGCACGTCAGCGGCCTGCGCGTGGTTGATGGCCTCCACCGTCTGCGGCATCACGCCGTCGTCGGCGGCGACCACCAGGATCGCGATGTCGGTGGCCTTCGCGCCGCGGGCACGCATGGCGGTGAACGCCTCGTGACCCGGGGTGTCGATGAAGGTGATCTGCCGTTCGCGGCCGTCGTGCTCGACGGCGACCTGGTAGGCGCCGATGTGCTGGGTGATGCCGCCGGCCTCGCCCTCGCGGACGTTGGCCTTGCGGATGGTGTCCAGCAGTCGGGTCTTGCCGTGGTCGACGTGGCCCATGACGGTGACGACCGGCGGGCGGACCTGCAGGTCCTCCTCGTCGCCCTCATCCTCGCCGTAGGTGATGTCGAACGACTCGAGCAGCTCGCGGTCCTCGTCCTCGGGCGAGACGACCTGAACCTTGTAGTTCATCTCGCTGCCGAGCAGCTCGAGGATGTCGTCACCCACCGACTGGGTGGCGGTCACCATCTCGCCGAGGTTGAACAGCGCCTGCACCAGCGCGGCCGGGTTGGCGTCGATCTTCTCGGCGAAGTCGCTCAGCGACGCGCCGCGGGCCAGCCGGATGACCTCACCGTTGCCGTGCGGCAGCCGGACGCCACCGACGACCGGCGCCTGCATGTTCTCGTATTCGGCCCTCTTCGCGCGCTTCGACTTGCGACCCCGCTTCGGGGCACCGCCGGGACGGCCGAACGCACCGGCCGCACCGCCGCGCTGACCGGGCCGGCCGCCGCCACCACCGGGACGACCGCGGAAACCGCCACCGGCCGGGGCGCCGCCGCCACCGCCGCGGTAGTTACCGCCGCCACCGCCACCGCCGGGACGACCGCCCTGACCCGCACCGGGACGGGGACCGCCACCGGGACCGGGGCGCGGACCGCCACCGGGACGCGGCGGACGGGGGCCGCCGGGACGCGGCGGCATATTGGCCGGCGACACGCCGGGCCGCGGACCGCCACCGGGCCGCGGCACACCCGGGCGGGGCGCCTGCGGACGCGGGATCGGCCGGTCGACCGGCTGCTGCGAGGAGAACGGGTTGTTGCCGACCCGGGGCACCCGCGGTGCGGGCTTCGGGCCGGGGGTCGGGCCCGGACGCGGACCGGGGGTCGGCGCGGCAGGCTTGGGAGCCGCCGGAGCCGCCGGAGCCGCGGACGCGGCCGGAGGCGGTGCGGGCGTCGGCGCGGCGGGCTTGGGTGCCGCCGGCTTCGGGCCTGGGGTGGGGGCCGCCGCGGGTGCGGCCGGCGTCGCAGCAGCCGCCGCGGCCGGGGTGGCCGGGGAGGGCGCCTGCGCAGCGCCGGTGTCGGCCTTGG from Mycolicibacterium phlei harbors:
- the rbfA gene encoding 30S ribosome-binding factor RbfA, with the translated sequence MADPARAKRLAKRISTLVASAIEYEIKDPRLAGVTITDVKVTNDLHDATLYYTVMGPSLSEEPDYEGAAAALEKAKGVLRSKAGAALGVRFTPTLTFQRDTVPDAAAKMEELLARARAADEELARVREGATPAGDADPYRVPVEKEDEQDQEQD
- a CDS encoding tetratricopeptide repeat protein, producing MPTVVMDRPAWRAERGLDVAAYRRAAVGGSVEAMANLGALYLDRMEPPNVDAARYWLEPGARAGNIGAMVRLGFLCMEHLGEFDTARLWLTSAAQAGDAYAMHNLGILYSRSDPPDFDAAREWFTRAVGSGNVVSAIVLRNLERYQPV
- the infB gene encoding translation initiation factor IF-2, with product MAGKARVHELAKELGVTSKEVLARLSEQGEFVKSASSTVEAPVARRLRESFGGGKKAAEQASEKAAEKTSEKTEKAAKPAAKADTGAAQAPSPATPAAAAAATPAAPAAAPTPGPKPAAPKPAAPTPAPPPAASAAPAAPAAPKPAAPTPGPRPGPTPGPKPAPRVPRVGNNPFSSQQPVDRPIPRPQAPRPGVPRPGGGPRPGVSPANMPPRPGGPRPPRPGGGPRPGPGGGPRPGAGQGGRPGGGGGGGNYRGGGGGAPAGGGFRGRPGGGGGRPGQRGGAAGAFGRPGGAPKRGRKSKRAKRAEYENMQAPVVGGVRLPHGNGEVIRLARGASLSDFAEKIDANPAALVQALFNLGEMVTATQSVGDDILELLGSEMNYKVQVVSPEDEDRELLESFDITYGEDEGDEEDLQVRPPVVTVMGHVDHGKTRLLDTIRKANVREGEAGGITQHIGAYQVAVEHDGRERQITFIDTPGHEAFTAMRARGAKATDIAILVVAADDGVMPQTVEAINHAQAADVPIVVAVNKIDKEGADPAKIRGQLTEYGLVPEEYGGDTMFVDISAKQGTNIDQLLEAVLLTADAALDLRANPDMEAQGVAIEAHLDRGRGPVATVLVQRGTLRVGDSIVAGDAYGRVRRMVDEHGEDVEEALPSRPVQVIGFTSVPGAGDNFLVVEEDRIARQIADRRAARKRNALAAKTRKRISLEDLDSALKETSQLNLILKGDNAGTVEALEEALLNIQVDDEVQLRVIDRGVGGITETNVNLASASDAIIIGFNVRAEGKATELANREGVEIRYYSVIYQAIEEIEAALKGMLKPIYEEKELGRAEIRAIFRSSKVGNIAGCLVQSGIMRRNAKARLLRDNVVVAENLNVNSLRREKDDVTEVREGYECGLTLNYSDIKEGDIIETYELVEKART
- a CDS encoding DHH family phosphoesterase encodes the protein MTTIEPTADTPLVGARLDAAGAAHLLNRADTIVIVAHVHPDADTIGAGLALALVLDRAGKTAQVSFAAPAALPESLQSLPGGHLLVAPQDVRRDADLVVTVDIPSVNRLGALGELAGPGRQVLVIDHHASNQLFGTANFVDPSADSTTMLVADLLDAWGKPIDKDVAHCLYAGLTTDTGSFRWATPRAHRLAARLIEVGVDNATVSRTLLDTHPFAWLPMLSRVLASAQLVPDAIGGRGFVYAVVPHEEWRNARPEEVESVVDIVRTTQQAEVAAVFKEIEPGHWSVSMRSKSFDISVIASGFGGGGHRLAAGYSADGAATDVVVALRTALG
- a CDS encoding MATE family efflux transporter; translation: MAEPHDGAVAPVTGRRIAGLALPALGVLAAEPIYLLFDIAIVGRLGALALAGLAIGGLVLTTVSSQMTFLSYGTTARSARFYGAGDRAAAVAEGVQATWLALGLGIALTAAVQVAAVPLLSVLADGGQIADAALSWVRIAVCGVPAILVSAAGNGWMRGVQDTVRPLRFVVVGFAVSALLCPLLVYGLLGMPRLELAGSAVANLVGQWLAALLFLRALLVERVPLRLQPRVLRAQMVMGRDLVVRTLAFQACFVSAGAVAARFGAAAVAAHQVVLQLWNFLALVLDSLAIAAQSLVGAALGAGQLAHAKSVAWRVTIFSTLASVVLATVFAVGASVFPGVFTDDRSVLDAIGVPWWFMVAQLPVAGIVFALDGVLLGAGDAKFMRNATLASALLGFLPLIWLSLAFGWGLLGIWSGLSTFMVLRLGFVGWRAFSGRWLVPGTAR